Genomic segment of Chlorogloeopsis sp. ULAP01:
GTATATTTGATGTCTCGGCTTTGCTATTTATAGACTGATTTTTAACCTCAATCATTGGTAAAGGTAAATCAGAAATTTCAACTAGCTCAATTGTTCCTTTGAGGATATAGGGGAGCAATGAACGAGTAACAGGCAAAACATTCTGCTTCATCTTTAGGGCTAATTCACGAAGAGTATACTTGCCATTAATTAAAGTGACAAAGTTTTTATATACACCAGAACTAACCTGATTTTGAAGTAGCTCTAGTCTTATTAATATTGGTGCCAAATTAGGAGAAAAATTTGCTAAACCAGCTTCTGACCAGTTTTTCCAAGATTCTCGCATCTGTTTAAGAGATGTATCTGCACTCGTGAAGCTCATCGGCATTTCTAAAATAACTTTTTGACTACGCTCACAACTAATGGAGGAAAAATTTGCTTGTTGAGCTAAATCGAATAACAATTCTGCAAGAGTATTTTCCACAATTAAATTAACTTGCTCTCGCTTAATTTGCTGTTTTTCATATAAATTTTCAAGTAGGCAATAATCCCAATAATCTCTTGAAAAATCTTGAGAAAATAATTGCATTTTTTCAATCTCAATATTGGGACAGTATTGAGCTACAAGTCTACGCCATCGTCGAAAGGGATGATTTCCTTCTGTTACCCATACTATTCGTCCCAAACGATAATAAAAAGTCCATTTAACTCCCTTAGCACTTTGTGTATGTAATTGACCGCTATACTGTATTTGTGTACAATTTTGAAATTCATTTATTAAACCAGTGGCTACTATTTTTTCCATATTTATTCGTCATTGTTAGTTTTATTAAATAGAAGGCAGCTACCTATCAACTCATAGTCTTAACAATACAGACTAGCTATTTAGCCGCCACAAAATGTTTTGCAATCAGCAAAACTACAAATATTATTTATTTAGCAATCTATAAAAAGCTTTTAAATTGTATTTTTATTAATTAATGGGTTTAACCAGCTGCATAAACTATCAAAAATCTAATTTATACTTAGATAGTTTTCAAAATAAGTATTAATTTATACTTGTGAATTAGTATTAACACATAGAAAAAAGTAGATTGTTTCTACAGTATATGTTTTTAGCCTAAACGATTTACCTAATTAAGCTTTTATGTGGTAACTAATTGTACATAATTTGGTCATCAGATGACAAATTAATTCAAAAAGGTGCGTTATACTGAGTAACACACCTGAATAAGCCATTTAAATTCAAGTTTTTTTGTTTCAATTTATTATCAAAGAATTAATTAATGGATTGTAGTTGGTGACCGACTGCTTCTTTTTTTACTTTTGTTTGTTGTTGCTTCAAAAATTCCAGCTGTGCTTCTAATTGTGCTTTTACTTCATGACGGAACGTGAAAAAATGTTCGCCAACACTTAAAGCAACCAAATAGTCATAAAATAAATGTGGTTTTTGAAGTGCGATCGCAAGCAACTGCCACCAAAAACGGAAACGAGTCGAGCGAAGGACACCCTGTCGCCAACAAATCTTTGGGAACAGACGCAACTCATGCCAACCAATATAGCGTTTGCTCTGTGGGCGCTTACCCTCCATCATTTTAAAATGGCGAAATGTGCGTTTGAGATAGGGCATCGGCTCATACAAATTCCAGAAAGCATCAATATACTCTCTGACAATTTCTTCTATTGGACGAGTGGGAATGAAGTTGATCAGAGATTTTTGGAAAGTAAAGTAATTTCCTAACTCTTCTAATAGTCGTCCTT
This window contains:
- a CDS encoding response regulator, producing the protein MEKIVATGLINEFQNCTQIQYSGQLHTQSAKGVKWTFYYRLGRIVWVTEGNHPFRRWRRLVAQYCPNIEIEKMQLFSQDFSRDYWDYCLLENLYEKQQIKREQVNLIVENTLAELLFDLAQQANFSSISCERSQKVILEMPMSFTSADTSLKQMRESWKNWSEAGLANFSPNLAPILIRLELLQNQVSSGVYKNFVTLINGKYTLRELALKMKQNVLPVTRSLLPYILKGTIELVEISDLPLPMIEVKNQSINSKAETSNIPLVVCIDDSSQVCQLMERILKPLGMRFIQIQDALQALSILIEHKPDIIFLDLIMPVVNGYEICAQLRRISLFANTPIIILTGSDGLLDRVRAKVVGSIGFMTKPIVTDKVMDVIKKYVPVSAKI